The Changchengzhania lutea genomic sequence ATTCAGGACAGCCTAATCGTTGGGCTTTCCATAAATAGAAAAACCGGTTACGGTGAAGCGACTTCCAATCCATATTATAAGATCACCGTTGAAAGCATGATGGCAGAAATTAATGCTATTGGAACAGAAATTAAAAATTTCAACTTTACAACACCCGAAATATTTCATGTCTTTTTGGTTGAAAAAAACTTAACAAATTTTGCTATTTGTGCTTTAGATTTAGCGGCTCACGATTTATATGGAAAACTGCAAGAAAAACCACTTTATAAAATTTGGGGAACAACTATAGATACATTCCCAATTACAAATTACACCATAGGTCTCGCAAGCATTGATAAAATGGTTGATAAAATAAAAGAAACCCCATGGCCCATTTATAAAATAAAATTGGGTACCCATAATGACGTTAACATTATTAGAGAACTAAGGAAACACAGCAATGCCGTATTTAGAATAGATGCCAATTGCGCTTGGACCGCAGAAGAAACCATAAAAAATGCGCCATTATTAAAAGAATTAGGCGTTGAGTTTTTAGAGCAACCCTTAAGGGCAGATGATTGGGAAGGCATGAAAAAAGTAATGCAAAATATTGTTTTGCCAGTAATTGCAGACGAAAGCTGTATCGTTGAAAGCGATGTTGAACAATGCGCGAAATTCTACAGCGGTATAAACATAAAACTCACCAAATGTGGTGGACTAACACCGGCATTACGTATGATTAAAAAAGCTAAAGCTATGAACCTTAAAGTTATGGTAGGATGCATGACCGAATCTACCGTTGGCATATCTGCCATTGCCCAATTATTGCCTCAACTGGATTATGTGGATATGGATGGTGCGCTTTTATTAAAAGAAGACATTGCTGATGGTGTGATTATTCAACATGATGCCAAAGTGATTTTTCCATCCATAGGAGGTAGCGGTGTAACCTTAAAAGCATGATAAGTTATATAGATTCTTTTCCTTCTCGAGAAATTAGAATTAAAGGAAAAAACTACCTTTATTTTGGCGGCACCTCATATTTAGGACTTCAAACCGACATTGAATTTCAAGGGTTATTTGTTGAAAACATTAAAAAATTTGGTACCAATTACGGCGCATCGAGAAAATCCAATATTCGGATGTCCATTTTTCATGAAGTTGAGCAATATTTATCAAAGTTAGTTGGTAGTGAAGCCTGTATTACGATGTCGTCAGGCTATTTGGCGGGACAGCTTGTTGCTCAAGTATTAAGCACTAGTGGACTAGCATTGTTTTATGCTCCTAATACGCATTCGGCACTTTATGCATCAGGTATTAAGGATAAGAAGGCTTTTAAAACGTATAGCGCGTTAAATAAAGCCCTTGAAAATCATTTAGCAACTAATAAAAATAATATTCCAGTTGTGTTTTTAGATGCTGTTGATTTTTCTGGAATTAATTACCCTGAATTTGAAGGTCTAAAAACATTGTCCTTATCACAAATAATTTTAGTTGTAGATGATTCTCATGGCATTGGTATTGTTGGAGAAAATGGTGGTGGTGTTTATCGAAAAATTAAAATGCTAAACCCAAAAGAGCTAATTGTTTCTTCTTCTTTAGGAAAAGGTTTTGGTGTTCAGGCTGGTGCTATTTTTGGTTTAAAAAAGCGAATATCCCAACTAGGTAACACTGCTTTTTTTGGAAGTTCTAGCCCTGCTTCTCCTGCTAATTTAGCAACAATACTAAGGGCTGAAAAAATTTATAATGCAAAGCGAAACCTTTTGGAAAGCAACATGCAATTTTTCATCAATCATGTAATAGCACCTAAAAAATTTAGGTTTATGGATGGGCACCCTACTTATAGTTTTTTAAATGAAAATTTAACTGAATATTTAGAAAGGCACCATATTATCGTGACCAGCTTTCAGTATCCTGATGAAGATTCGCCAATTATGAGTAGGATTGTTATTAGTGCTGCACACACAGAAGATGATATTATTAGACTTTGCAATCTTTTAAATTTGTTTTAAAATGGTATGATTCTGATAAAAGTCCTGAATGTCATAACTACCACAGACAAAAACACTTCCTTTAAATCAAATACGTTTATAAAAAAGGGTAACAATTTTAAATTGCCACCCTTTCAATTCCTAATTTTATTAATACTTTATTTTAACCGCTGCTGCATCCATTTTATTGATCCCACCAAACAGGTGTAACCGGTGTTTCTTGATTGGCCAATACATTGGCTTCATTTCTGTTTAATTCAGTAGAAGGATAATTAGCACGTCTAAACCATTGACCAAAAAAGTCATTATCTTCACCTTCTTCCTCAGCACGTATGGTTAAGCCTGTAAATACATCATCTGAAAAATCATATCTTCTAAAATCCACAAATGTTTCAGGGTTTAAGAAATTATGGATATATTTTTCTTTCATAATATGGTGTAGCATTAAAGCACCTGCTCCTACATCAATGGATGCTTCTTCCAAGTAATCAGATCCATCAACCCCGTACATGTCCATGCTAGCTTGAATACCGTCAAGGTAAGCCGTATAAGCAGTTGCACTGGACCCAACACTTGTTGTGGTTCCGCCATTAGCCAAAAAGGCTGCTTCTGCTCTAATGAACAGGGCTTCAGCATAACTAATTAGTAAAAGTGGAGATTCTACACTAGTATAATATCCATTCTCAACAAAAAAAGTATTTGCCTCAGAACCATCAGGAGCTTCGTTAGATTTACCACTAACAAATCCTTTCCATTCATCTCCTCCAATTTCATTCTCAAAATCAAGATCGGTATCAGCGAAAAGCGGTAATCTTGGGTCGATGGTAAACACAAAAGTTGAATCATTGTTCATAGGATCAAAAGGTGTCACGTTATTTGTTATAATAGTATCAGAATATTTACTATTAAAAGGATAGTAATCTCCATTCATTGAACTTACTATCTGGCTTGCTATATCATTATGAGGGTTCCCCGACCTTCTTTCCACTATTTGAGAAGAATACCAAGGATTAATATTCTGGCTGCTATACGACATTTCAAAATTATCCTCATTGGATGTAAAACCATTGACTATACTTGTTAAAACCTCATTTGGAGTAGTTACCCCTTTATTTACTAAATGTAATTGATAACGTGCTTTGATAGTATATGCGGCACGTAACCATTTATCGGAATCTCCTCCGTAAATCAAATCAGAGGTCCCTAAATTGAATCCAGAATTGTCTGGAGCACTCAACGCTGCAATCGCGCCGTCCAAAAGGTCAAAAACCCTATTATAGATTTCCTCTTGGTTATCAAAAGTTGGAAAATTATTATCTGGACCTTCAGTAGCATCAGAATATGGGATATCATCCCATGTATCTGTAGCAATACCAAGATTAATTGCTATTAAAATATCAGAGATGGCACCAATGTGGGGTGCTCGGTTTTCAATTGCTTTTGCCTTAATTACTTTAATATTGGGTAAAATATAAAGGTAAACTTGATTCCAAAGACCACTTGCAGAAGTTTGTCCCGCTGCACCACCGCCTTGTATAACAAAGTATTGGGTGTAATTCCCAAAAGCCAATTCCGCCGAACGCTGCCCTTCCATAGTACTATGTATCACGGGTGCCATTAAATCTTTCATTCCCAGCTGCTCCAATGTCGCTGTGTTGGCTGGAGTGTTCACATCAAAATAGTCGTCACTACACCCCACGAGTGCAATCATAAAAAGTGCTAAAATTGTAGCTTTTATATTATTTTTTTTCATAATTCTTTTTTTTTAAAATATAACATTAAGACCAAATGAATAGCTCTGGCTTAAAGGAATGCTTAAGCCGGCGAACCCATAAACGTTACTTCCTGCGCTATATTGGTTTCCCTCAGGATCAAAACCGTCAAACGGTGTCCAAAGCAATATGTTATTAGCGCTCAAGTTTAAACTAAGCCTGTCTATATTTAAACTTTTGGTAATATTAGATCCAAAATCATAGGTTAATCCAATATTCCTGAGTTTAACCCATGAAGCATCTTGGACTATAACTTCAGAAGCTCTATTATAACGTGTTGAACTTCGATAATAGTTTTGATCGATTAGAACTTCGATGGTATTTGACGTAAAACCTCCGTTCCCATCATCCATAACACCATCAAGTACCGTATTTACATTACGGAAACCAGTAATGCCACGTACCCCATTTCTAATCGTATTACGCATGCTAGAATCGTAGAGGTCGCCTCCTTTTTTGTATTCTAGAACAAAATTAAATCCGAAACCTTTATATTTAAAACTATTTGTAACGGATGAAATAAAGTCTGGGAATGCATTTCCAACAATTACCCGCTCGTCTAAATTCACACGAGGCAATCCGTCTTCTCCTATATAGCGTTCGCCATTTTCGTAGCGCCATTTATAACCATATAAAGTTCCCATTTTATCGTCCTCCCTAACCTCTGAAGTTACTCCCGCAAAACCAGAATCGGCAAAAATAACAGCTTCAATATCATCGGGAATATCTAAAACTTTGCCTTCACTAGTGGACCAGTTTAATATCATGTTCCAGGTAAAGTCTTGTTTTCTGATAATATCAGCACTTAACAAAAGTTCATGGCCATAAACTTCATAATCCCCTGCATTTCTGGTAATAGCAGATAACCCAGACGAATAGGCTGTGCCTACGTTAAATATCTGATCTTTAACCCTAGTTTTAAAATAAGCATAATCTAAACGGATACGATTGTCGAAAAACCTTAAATCTGCACCAAATTCTGTAGATTGATTGCGTTCTGGTATAATATCTAAATCGCCAAGTGTTGTACTTCTTCTATAACCTCCTGCTCCCCCAAAAGGAAAATCACCATCAACTACAAAATATTGTCCTACGTCACCAAAACCAGGGCCTTTGCCAACTTCTGCCCAAGATGCTCTTAGCTTTCCAAAAGAGAAAACGTCGTTATCCCCAAATAGACCAGAGATATCATAAGCCAAACTCACCGATGGATAAAAGAACGATCTGTTTTCTTTTGGTAAAGTTGACAACCAATCATTTCTACCTGTCAATGTTAAGAATAATTTATCTTTGTAAGCCATTTTAAGTTCCCCGAATACACCCATATTACGTAATTGGGTTACCGTATTATCAAGGAAAAAATTCGTGGTGTTTCTTATTTCATTTACCCCAGGGACATTTAAACCTTCGCCACGTGCTTCGTCGTAATCTCTTTTGGAATCGGAAATTTGATGGCCTAATGTTAAATCGGTTGTGAAATTTTCACTCCAATCCTTAGTAAAGGCTACCAATAAGTTAGATTCCAATGCTGTAAAATTAATGTTTTGGTTTACAATAAAACCACCAACACTACCGCCGCCATCTAAATCTGGTCCAACATAACGGTTACGCCTGTCGGAATAATTATCAATTTGTGCAGCATAGGTAACAGTTACCCATTCCTTTGGCACCCAATTAAATGTAGCGTTGCCTACCCAACGGTTTACCTCGTCGGTAAGACCACTGGTTTCCAATAGATATCTTGGATTATCAATAATTCCAAATGAATAGTCACGTTCGGTACCGTCAGGGTTAATATAGTCATTGATTGGAAACGTACCAGAATAGTAAGCTAGGGCACTCATAACCGATCTATCTCCACCATTTGCTCTTCTACCACCAGAGTTTGTATAGGCAATGGAACTATTAATGGTGAAGTTATCAGTAACTTTATAGCCAGCTTTTAATCTAAAGTTGGTTCGATCAAAATTTGTATTTGGTAAAATACCTTCATCACTACTGTTTCCTACCGACAAAAAGTAGTCCATAACATCTGTAGCACCACTAATGCTTAAGTTTATTTGTGTATTGACTCCTGTTCTGAATATATCATACGGACTATAAAACCGGTCGTTGGATAGATCTATAACCTCTCCATCTTCGGTAGTAAATGAATCCTCGGCATATTCTGGTCCCCATGACCAGAATGTCGTACCTCCAAGTCTTGTAAAACCAGTCTCTGTATTTGGAGTGTATAGATTTCGTGGAGCATTATTAAAGCCTTCTCGATATTTGGTTTGCAAATCAGTAGTTGTTTCAACATTTCTAATAGTTGTGGAAGCGGTTAAATTTATTTTTGCTTTCCCTTGTTTTCCCTTTTTCGTGGTAATTATAATGGCACCATTAGAAGCTCTAACCCCATAAAGCGCTGTTGCTGCTGCTCCTTTTAAAACACTATAGCTTTCTATATCTTCTGGGTTAATATCTCCACCTCTGTTTGAAAATGCAAATTGTTCTGAACTATCTACGGAGTTTGATCCGACACTGGGTCTAACCTCCCCAGAGAAGGTGTCGTTATTAAGTGCCAAACCATCCACAATAATTAGCGGTTGGTTGCTTCTAGATGGGTTAACCGAGGTAATACCTCTAATTAAGATATCGACCCCACCACCGGCAGATCCAGAAGTTCTATTAATTTGTAGACCTGCAACTTGACCCTGAAGGGCTTCAAGCGCATTGGTTTGCCCTGTAAGATTAACGTCAGAAGCACTTATTTGCGTCACAGAATATCCTAAAGATTTCTGTTTCTTGGCTACACCAAATGCAGTAATAACAATTTCATCTAGTTTTCCAGTACCTTCTTCTAGACTTACGTTTAGTAGAGAACCGTTTATAGCAAGCTCTTTAGTTTTAAATCCTAAAAAAGAAAAGATCAAAATATCGCCTTGTTTTGCGGAAATTTGATAGTTCCCATCAAAATCAGTCGAGGTTCCATTGCTTGTTTCTTTAACTTGAATATTTACACCTGGTAACGGAATGTTTGAAGTATCCGTAACCGTACCGCTAACAGTAATGTTTTGAGAAAACAATAAACTAAATGCAGCTGTAAAAAAAACAAGGAAAGAGAGGGTAGTTTTTTTTTTCATATAGATTAATTTTGAGTTAATAGTTACTCAAATATATTATTTTTTATGCTGTTTTGTGCAGTTTTTTGCATTTTTTTTGCATTATTAGTTGGTTTGTTGGATATTTATAGAGAAAAAATTAAAAATTATGTTAAAACAAGAGCGCTATCAAATAATTTTAGAGAAATTAAAAGTTGACAAAAAGGTGCTTTCAGTTAAGTTAAGTGAAGAATTATCAGTTTCAGAAGATACCATTAGAAGAGATTTAAAAGACCTAGAAGCTAAAGACTTGATATATAAAGTATATGGAGGCGCTTTATTAAAAGAAAATAGGATTTTATCGTACGACGAGAGAAGTGTTTCAGATATTGCGGAGAAAAAGAAAATTGCAAAGAAAGCGGTAAATTTAATTTGCAATGGCCAAGTTATTATTATGAGTGGAAGCTCAACTAATTTAGAATTGGCTAAAATTATCCCTCCTAAAATTAATGCCACTGTATATACTTATAGCTTACCAATTGCCACGCAATTGTCTCACCACCCTTCGATAGAAGTGATTTTTATTGGAGGAAAATTGAATAAAGAAGCTCAAGTTACGGTTGGTATAGATTTAGTAAATCCAATTTATAATATAAGTGCCGATATTTGTTTTATGGGAACCGATGGGATAGATATTAGTAGAGGTTTAACAGAACCGAACTGGGAAGTGTCACGTATTAAAAGCAGTATGATCCATGCTTCTAACTATGTAGTAGTCATGTGTATTAGTAATAGGGTGAATTCTGTAAAGCGACATTCCGTGGTGCCTATTAAGGAGATTGATGCTATCATTTCCGATATAGATCCAGGTGATGAAATGTTTAAAGAGCTTAAGTCCATAGGTTTAACTGTTATTTAATCTATAAGCATGCCCGTATTTGGAAAAAAAATACTTTTCTTAGCCCTGTTAATAGCTGTTTTACATAGTTGTAAATCTAGCTATATAACTAATAACATCACTAAAAAAATTGAAACCCCTTTTTATGATAATCAATTTACGGGACTCTTAGTTTACAATCCTAAAACAAACGATACCGTTGTTAAGTATCATGCTGATAAATATTTTATTCCTGCAAGCAACACAAAAATATTCACCTTATACACCGCACTAAACACATTACCAAATAGAATTCCTTCTTTTAAATATACTATAAAGGCCGATACCATTACCATACAAGGAACAGGAGATCCTACTTTTCTGCATCCTTTTTTTAATGATAGTACAGCATTAAAAATGGCTAGAAATTACAAAAAGGTCAATTTAGTATGGGGTAATTTAGAGGATGATAAATTTGGACCCGGTTGGGCTTGGGAGGATTATGACACCTATTTTAGTCCAGAACGAAGTAGCTTTCCAATGTACGGGAATGTAGTAACAATTAATGGTAAAGATAGTTTACAAAGTACACCAAAAGCACTAAAGCAAAATATTCAATATTCCGAAACATCCAAAAGAAGGAATTATAACGATAATATCTTTTTTTATAATTTAAAGAAACGACGAGATACGATAGAAATCCCAATGGTGATCGATACTTTTTTAATAGAAAAACTATGGCAAAGTATCTTGCCGGGAAAAATATCAATATCCAATTACGCTGAGAAAAAGATGGAGTATGTTGCTTATAGCGTTCCTTCAGATTCTTTGTACAAACGAATGATGGAAATAAGCGATAACTTTTTAGCAGAACAAATGTTAATTCTTTGTTCTTCTGTATTTTCAGACACCTTAAGCTCAAGTAAAATGAGGGAACGCATTTTAGAAAACGAACTTAAAGACTTAAAACACCCACCTCGTTGGGTTGATGGCTCTGGGTTAAGTAGATATAATTTATTTACACCTACCTCTTTTGTCCAAGTGCTCACAAAATTATACAATGAAATTCCGCAAGAACGCTTATTTAATTTGTTTCCTGTTGGAGGGAAATCGGGTACATTAAAAAAATATTATTCGGGAAACGAAAAACCGTATATTTATGCCAAATCAGGAACTGTTGGAAATAATTATTCTCTAAGTGGTTATTTAATCACAAACTCCGGAAAAATGTTAATTTTTAGTTTTATGAACAATCATTACACCAACCCAACAGGTGAAGTAAAAAAACATATGCAATCCGTTTTAGAATGGCTTCGTGATAATTATTAAAAATTCAAAGGGATCATCTATAGATTAATGCATTTTTAAAATGACTTTCCTTAGTCTTTAAATTAATTAAGAACCCATTAATTAGCGCATATTCAATTTCGTTATTTCTTTCCAATAAAAAGGAAGGGATCACTCCCGGTTTTAAAACAAGTTCAGGTGTTTTATTCCCAACTCTAATTAAATTAATGGGTTTGGAAGTGGCTCTTATATCTTCGGGAAGGTCTTCTATTTGTAAATAGATATACCCTGATTTTAAGAGTCCATAAATATCTAAACTAGAAGTGTATTCTATGGATTTAAATATTTTTGGATAGACGTTCCCCTTAACAATTCTATAACCAGTAGCATCAAAAACTTTATAACCGTAATAATTAGATAAATCCCCTTGATCCATGATTTTACCTAAGTTGTAAAAATCTGTTTGATTATCATTATCTATTTCCAAACGATTAATGCCTAAATCAATTTTATAATCGTTACCTAATAAATTATAAGTTGCTCCTACAATTTTTAAGTTAAATAACTTACCATCATTTGGAGGTATTTTTTTATAATCTTTAAGAGAGATGTTTTTATAATTTTCTTTAGCTATGCTATAAATACCTGACAGTATAGACACATAGTTTAACCTTCTGACTTCCTGTTTTTCTATATCGTTTTTATAACCACCGGATTCAATCAAAATAGTACTTGTTCCCCATTTTTGTATATTATCGCCAAATGCCCTAGGTTCAAAATCATCATCATATCTGCCTACTTGTCCGGGCGCATATTTTTGAACAATACGATTCATGTACACGATGACCTTCATGGCATCTGCACGCACATTATTAATGTCTTTTTCATAATTGTATGCAGGCGCTAAATATGAAATTGTTGCTGGTTTGTCTGTACGTTCGACGTTATAATACATACTTTGATCATGCAAATTGAATCCAAAATCAGCATTAAGACTATCTCTTACTCGTTTTAATGTTTGACTTTCTGGCGATTGTAGCCTTACAGCATCTCTATTAATATCAATTCCTAAAGCATTCCGTCTTGTATATTTTTCAGCACCATCCGGATTTAAAATGGGTAAAAAATGAAGGGTTAAATTACTTAGTACAGTTTCCTTTTCTTCTAGAAATTCAGGACTGTTTAAGAAATTAAAAATATCGAAAATAGCTTGGGTCGCCGTTGGTTCGTCTCCATGCATTTGCGACCATACAAGCACATTTGTTTTGCCCTTTCCAATACTAATCAATGTTAAATCCCTCCCTTCAATAGATTGTCCTACTTTCTTTACTGTGTATTTTGGGTTGTTTTTAATTTTAGCAATTAATGGCTGGATGTCGCTGTGTTTTAATCTTCGTTTACCAATACTGGTCTCTTTATAACTATTATAAGTTTCGTATATTTTTGAAGTAAGCTTACTGTTTTGGCTAGAAACAGACATCGAAATTAATAATACTATAGCTTTTAAAAAGTGATTCATATCAATTGACCAATTTTTTAGGGGCAGATTTTAAATGAAGTTGTTTGGTGCCCTCTTTAACAGCATTTAAAAAATCCTCTCCCGGATCTGTTTTTTCTGTCCTGTAACCAGCATCTTTTTCTAGCCATAACTCATGACCTTCAAAATTTGTGTATTCATAATGTCCAATTAAATACGCAATATCATATTTTTTTGCTAGATATTTCACCAACCAAATATTGGCATTTACTTGCTTTTTTGTTAAAGGAGTCTCTTTTGTCCCACCAACATTTTCAACACCAATGGCACAATAGTTTAAACCAATTACATGTCTAGCCATGATGGTTTCTGGCATTAAGCTATAAATAGTGCCATCTCGATCTACCACAAATTGAGAAGACACATTTAAGCCACTTACAGATTTAATATCCGGTCTCCAATTTGGTAATGCTGGTTTATTAAAAGCTTTAAATGTTTTTTCAAAAGTAGTGATAGCTGTCCAATGTAAAACAATTATTTTTGGTATTATGGTAGGGGATTCTTGTTCTAAACCATAACGATCGGCAAGATAGTCTAAGGTTATTAATAAGAGCATAAATTAGTTCTTATTCTGAAAATTTTACGTATCTTTATTGTATGAAAACAAAGGTGAAGAAGCGTAAGAACCAAGATGCCCAAGAGGAAACACGGTTGCGTGTGGCCGATTATCTCCGCAAGAAATTGGGCACCCAGAGACAGGCCGCCGAGATTTTCGGTATCACCGAGCGTTCGGTAAACAAGATATGGGCGCGGTACAGGGCCGGCGGCAAGCGCGCGCTGTGCAGCAGGAAACGTGGTGTGCAGGGCGGCATGAAACTCAAGAAGGACCAGGCCCATAAGGTGCGGGAACTTATCAGGGAAAAACTTCCCGAGCAGTTGAAGCTCCCCTTCGGACTTTGGACAAGGGAAGCCGTACAGCAGCTGATATCGCAGAAGTTCGGCGTCGAGCTGTCGCGCTGGCAGGTAGGGCGCTACCTGAAAAAATGGGGGTACACTCCCCAAAAGCCCATAAGAAAGGCGTTCGAGCAAAAGCCGGAAAACGTACGGAAATGGCTGGAGGAAGAATATCCGGCGATAGAAAAAAGGGCAAAGGCAGAAAGAGCGATAATATACTTTGGGGACGAGACGGGCTGCAGGAGCGACCACCAGGCAGGCAAGAGCTATGCCCCTAAAGGAAAAACGCCTATAATAAAGGCAACGGGGAAAAGATACACGGTCAATATGATCTCCGCAATAAGCAACAGGGGGCATCTGCAGTTCATGTTGATGGAGAAGGGCTTCAACAGCGAGGTCTTTAAGATGTTCTTGCTACTGATGATAAAGTATAGCAATAAAAAGATATTTTTCATTACCGATAACCATCCCGCCCACAAGACCATCAAACTTGACCAATGGCTAGAGGAGAACAATGATAAGATCGAAGTATTGTTCATCCCGCCCTATTCCCCGGAACTGAATCCCCAGGAATACGTCAACCAAGATCTGAAGACCAATATTATCGGCAAGAAAAGGGCGATCAACAAGGAACAGCTAAAGGAAAATATCAATGATTTTATGAACAAAAGAAAAAAGGACAAACCACAAGTGAAAAAATATTTTCATCACAGACACGCCAGATATGCTGCCTGACAATCTTATAAGAACTAAATAACCTAACGATTAATAACTGTTTTCGTTCTTCATTAAAAATGATGGGCTTAGAAACTATTTTTTTTGATACACTACAGGAAAGTTGCAGCAGGAGGACTAAGCTAATTGTAAAATATTTCATCTTAAAATTATTTCTCTTTAAAGATTGGATAGGTAATATTAAACATGGGTTTAAAGATATTAATTTATCATTATAAATGATGTTTTCCTTTTTTTAACGCGTTCAATATCAAAAGGAACCAAAAACAATAGAAGTTAAAATTATACAAATGTAAGTTTGTATGGTGATTGTTTTAAGTTAATATATGTTATTTTTGAACATATAAGAAACAATTCAGAAAAAATGAAAAGTCAAATTACCACGAAATGGTTGGGAGAGATGAGGTTTGAAAGCACCAATCCGTCAGGGCATAATCTATACATAGATGCCGGGGAAGAAAATGGAGGCAAAGGGGAAGGCTATCGTCCAAAAGCGTTGATGCTGTCTGCGCTAGCAGGATGCTCCGGTTTAGATGTCGCATCCTTAATTAAAAAGATGAAGTTAAAGGTTGATAATTTTAAAATTGATATTGATGCTAATTTAACGGAAGAACATCCTAAGTATTATGATAAAGTAGTGATGCATTTTCATTTTTACGGTTCAGATTTAAATGAAAGCAAATTGCAAAAGGCGGTGGATTTATCTATTGAAAAATATTGTGGGGTTATGGAAATGTTTCGTCAATTTTCAGAATTAAGTATAGAATCACACTTTCATAATAATTAAAAAGTTCATTTCTCAAAAGAGCATAGCATATGCGTTGGACCCTCAAACCAAAACCAGAAGCACAAAAAATTGAAGACCTACAGAACATGCTGCAAGTAGATGCTACTATTGCCGCCTTATTATTACAAAGGGGTATTGAAAGCTATGATAATGCGAAACGATTTTTTAGACCAAGCCTTAGCGATTTACATGACCCATTCTTGATGAAAGATATGGACAAGGCCGTAGCCAGAATTAAAAAAGCGGTGGCCAATAAAGAAAACATCTTGGTTTATGGCGATTATGATGTTGATGGTACCACGGCGGTCGCGCTAATGTCAT encodes the following:
- a CDS encoding D-alanyl-D-alanine carboxypeptidase/D-alanyl-D-alanine-endopeptidase translates to MPVFGKKILFLALLIAVLHSCKSSYITNNITKKIETPFYDNQFTGLLVYNPKTNDTVVKYHADKYFIPASNTKIFTLYTALNTLPNRIPSFKYTIKADTITIQGTGDPTFLHPFFNDSTALKMARNYKKVNLVWGNLEDDKFGPGWAWEDYDTYFSPERSSFPMYGNVVTINGKDSLQSTPKALKQNIQYSETSKRRNYNDNIFFYNLKKRRDTIEIPMVIDTFLIEKLWQSILPGKISISNYAEKKMEYVAYSVPSDSLYKRMMEISDNFLAEQMLILCSSVFSDTLSSSKMRERILENELKDLKHPPRWVDGSGLSRYNLFTPTSFVQVLTKLYNEIPQERLFNLFPVGGKSGTLKKYYSGNEKPYIYAKSGTVGNNYSLSGYLITNSGKMLIFSFMNNHYTNPTGEVKKHMQSVLEWLRDNY
- a CDS encoding M14 family metallopeptidase, which translates into the protein MNHFLKAIVLLISMSVSSQNSKLTSKIYETYNSYKETSIGKRRLKHSDIQPLIAKIKNNPKYTVKKVGQSIEGRDLTLISIGKGKTNVLVWSQMHGDEPTATQAIFDIFNFLNSPEFLEEKETVLSNLTLHFLPILNPDGAEKYTRRNALGIDINRDAVRLQSPESQTLKRVRDSLNADFGFNLHDQSMYYNVERTDKPATISYLAPAYNYEKDINNVRADAMKVIVYMNRIVQKYAPGQVGRYDDDFEPRAFGDNIQKWGTSTILIESGGYKNDIEKQEVRRLNYVSILSGIYSIAKENYKNISLKDYKKIPPNDGKLFNLKIVGATYNLLGNDYKIDLGINRLEIDNDNQTDFYNLGKIMDQGDLSNYYGYKVFDATGYRIVKGNVYPKIFKSIEYTSSLDIYGLLKSGYIYLQIEDLPEDIRATSKPINLIRVGNKTPELVLKPGVIPSFLLERNNEIEYALINGFLINLKTKESHFKNALIYR
- a CDS encoding peptidoglycan recognition protein family protein; protein product: MLLLITLDYLADRYGLEQESPTIIPKIIVLHWTAITTFEKTFKAFNKPALPNWRPDIKSVSGLNVSSQFVVDRDGTIYSLMPETIMARHVIGLNYCAIGVENVGGTKETPLTKKQVNANIWLVKYLAKKYDIAYLIGHYEYTNFEGHELWLEKDAGYRTEKTDPGEDFLNAVKEGTKQLHLKSAPKKLVN
- a CDS encoding IS630 family transposase, which gives rise to MKTKVKKRKNQDAQEETRLRVADYLRKKLGTQRQAAEIFGITERSVNKIWARYRAGGKRALCSRKRGVQGGMKLKKDQAHKVRELIREKLPEQLKLPFGLWTREAVQQLISQKFGVELSRWQVGRYLKKWGYTPQKPIRKAFEQKPENVRKWLEEEYPAIEKRAKAERAIIYFGDETGCRSDHQAGKSYAPKGKTPIIKATGKRYTVNMISAISNRGHLQFMLMEKGFNSEVFKMFLLLMIKYSNKKIFFITDNHPAHKTIKLDQWLEENNDKIEVLFIPPYSPELNPQEYVNQDLKTNIIGKKRAINKEQLKENINDFMNKRKKDKPQVKKYFHHRHARYAA
- a CDS encoding OsmC family protein, with amino-acid sequence MKSQITTKWLGEMRFESTNPSGHNLYIDAGEENGGKGEGYRPKALMLSALAGCSGLDVASLIKKMKLKVDNFKIDIDANLTEEHPKYYDKVVMHFHFYGSDLNESKLQKAVDLSIEKYCGVMEMFRQFSELSIESHFHNN